The DNA window TCTTGTCAGCCCTGTTGCATTACTATGTTGGCGATCTCCAAAACAGTAGTGTGAATTGTCCCCGACTCAGGGGTTGTTCTCAACACGGACCCAGGAAATCTGATGTGCAGATTAGCCTCCTGTTGTTGAGTTTTCCTACATCAGGAAACCAAACTAGGACCTTGGGCCATTACTTAGTCAACATTTCCACGGTTTATCGGAATATCCTTTCCTGGCAATGGAAGAACATCACTCACGCCTTGAGTAAGGCCAAGCAAAACAATGAGCTGCTAATTGGAGTCAAAATAGCTTCTGTTGGCCAACACCCCTGGAAGAGCGTGCATGCTAATTATGAACCATACATTCTTGTTTATGCCAATGACTCTGCCATTTCGGAATCGGAGAGCGTTGTTTCCAGCTTGCAAGGACGCTGGAATCCCCCACCCAGGAGTTTTCCAAAAGTAGGCACCCATTCACAAAACGGCTTCAGTGAACGGCGGCAAAAACGCTCCACCAGCATCCTGTTGCCTTTACAGAACAATGAGCTGCCAGGTGCGGAGTACCAATACAGTGAGGATGAAGGATGGGAGGACAGGAAGCACTACAAAACACTCCAGCCACGCCTGGCAGAGAGGACcaagaacaagaaaaagcagaggaaaaacaaCCATCAGAAAAGCCAGACGCTCCAGTTCGATGAACAGACTCTTAAAAAGGCAAGGAGGAAGCAGTGGAATGAGCCACGCTATTGTGCACGGCGCTACCTTAAAGTGGATTTTGCAGATATTGGATGGAGTGAATGGATTATTTCCCCTAAATCTTTTGATGCCTATTACTGCTCTGGAGAATGCCAGTTCCCTATTCCAAAGGTACCgtatcaccttttaaaaatacagctatTCTTCTCCCCTTATcagtgaagaaaaaaatgacCTCCATCCTTTTAACAAGCTGTATGTGGCTTTGTTAAAAGCATCAATAAAACACACTTTGGTTGTTATGAAACTGGAGTATGTACTAAGCGGgcaagttttaaaatgtgtgctgtTTTCAGTGTGATTGCTTAAATAGCTGAGTAAGAAGTCAGAACTGGTGTGTGCAGATATAAAAAGTTATTGAGAGATCTGATCGCAGGAGATGCTTGTACAACAACCAAATATGCTGTTAAATTGCTTATTGGTTAAGAATAATGTATTCAAACTGCCTTTATCCCCTGCATGTCTATTCCTGACAGTACAGCAATGTTTTAGGGCTTCATATATATGAATAACATTTGCCGTATTGGAAAATAAATGCTCTGGATGAGGTGTCACCAGCCATGCATGACAGTCCATTAGGGTGGAAACACAAACAATGTGTTTAGAGGCTCTAAGTGTGTTCGCTCCAACATGTACAAACTCTTAATGCATACCCTAAAACATTGGTTGGTTTTGATTGAAGCTGTGGAACCTGAGCAGTTCTGAACTCAAATAGATGAAACTGGACTTAGCTAAATGAGTGCAGGTTTATACTGTATTGCACACCTCTGCACCAACCACTGATAGGAACTGACCCTGACAGAAGTCTTGGCTTGGTTAATACTGAGAAATATAATGCATTTTTGCTTCATACCCCTTCATTTTCAGCCTGGgtaattagggtttttttttcctggttataCATAATTCTTAAATCATTGCAAGGTGCAAAACGTTTAATCTGTGTGTGTCATTTAaaggtaatgtgtgtgtgtgtgtgttttaagtggTAGTACTGTACTTAAAACAGAATCCACAAAGAGCAAATTTGACATGTTTTGTGGTTTTGATTTCATGCCTGTGGTTCCATTAGTACAACTTAATGAATATCCTTTgcaaagggatgggggggggggagcctctttCCCTGTCAGCTAAACTAACAACTCTTCCTCAGTAAATGCTCATACCATATCATTGTCCAGTTCAACCTTTTGGCAGTGAATTAACAGCAGCCTCACCTCAATGCAGATTTCAGGTGCTAtgaatttctctctttctcctcacccaTCTCCAGCCCCCAAGGATCCAGCTTGATCATATCTATGCAGGATTTCATTTTCCTGCAATTAAATGCATAAAACAGGCCAAAAcatactgtaataaaatgtttcttgAAACCACAAAAAGCTAACCACACGGCCTGTTTTCACAGAGCACCACCAGCGTGCCCAGTGCTTTTtgttaacaacaaaaacaaaagttgaAAGAATGTGCTGCCACCATGAGCATAATATATTCTGCAGATTCACCTGCAGTCTATAGTTTATAGGTGTTTCTTCTGGGGGAAATACTTCTATAGCTGATACAGCTATGAAATGGGCTGCTGGATTGGCTCTTGGCAGCTAattcagagaagcagaaaaatactgcatgctAAGATGCATGCTTCTTCCTTTGACTTAGAGAAAAGCGAGTATAAATACCTTCTGAAAGggagtctctctctttcttctctactCCATAGCTGTTGTATAAACATACAAAATGAAAGTGACCTGCAATAGATGTGTATGCATGAccactctttgtttttgtttttaaattattgatgtaaCTACAAtatacaacacaacacacacaaaataatcgTAATATCTAAAAGCACTAAACTACTCAAACAAAAATTTAACTAATATTGGTGCACCCACCACCAGGACCAGTAGAGATAGAGAAATattccccattattattattattattattattattattattattattattattattattattattattattattattattattattattattatgaagcCACATAACCTTTCCAAAATAACATTATCTTTTGTTTGAGTAAACAGTCTTCACCGTTCATGACCACATAGTTCAAACAATTCTTGCCATATTTCGACAAACTTGTTCTCTTTTAACAACCCCTTTTTGACTTTTATCTCATATCAACTTGCTAACAGCCAATTCCCAAACTTTACTATAGGTGaggtaaagttccccttgacatttagacactcgtgtccgactctaggacacggtgctgatccccatttccaagccatagatccagcgtttttgtccgtagacagtttccatggtcacgtggccagcgcgagtagacatggaacaccgttaccacCTTATTAGGTGGTAATTTGATCTATTCgcatttaaatgctttcgaactgctaggttggcaggagctgggacaagcgacaggagctcactccgttgcatggattcgatcttacgactgctaatcttctgaccttgcagcacagaaggcttctgtggtttaacctgcagcgccaccacgtcccttttaaacTTTGCTATACCATTCAGTTAATTAAAACATATACAACAATTTCTCACAATCACTAATTTAGCTGCCATTACCATGTATACATGACTGTCCCTTAAGCTGAAACTCATGTGGGGTGTTTCATTTGGGACGGGGACACCATCCAAGAAGAAGATGACTCGAGTTAATGTAGGAGCTGTATGGCTGGCTTTTAATGCTTCTGCAAAGAAAGGATAGATTTATTGGTTTTCAATTTTTGGCCACTTTCCTCCAGTATAAGAACCTAAGGCATCTCACAGAGTTAAAAACGTTTTAAAAACAAGTCGTAACCttttatttgcagtttttaaatattgttgtatgcTTCTCTGTCAAATGTTGAAACACTCccatgaaaagcaaacaaaaaaactgtACAGGTTCCTGCAGCAAAATtcacttgtgtgtgtttgttaaaaACTTCCCTTAAACGGGGAGGTCTTTGCCCATTGTCTGAAGGACAGCAGGGAGAAGACCAGCCGGGCACCCTATGGGAAGGCATCCTGTTTTCTTGGAGTGGTCCCTGAAAAGATCTCGCCAAACATCTCTGTGAAgttggtgggaccaagagaagtgCTTGTCACAACCCACCCAGGCTTATTCAGGGACCTAAATGAGGCTCCTGTCAATGCTAGTCTCATCGCCTCTCAATATGAAGCAGCTTGAAGACACCGTAAAAAAGCCCAAGTCAGATAATCAAAGCATAGTTAAACTATTAAAGCTTAGGACAATGAATGCACTTCTTAAAAACAGACTGGAACATGTGTTTCTAAGGCCTTTAAAAAGTGACTAAAGATGAATCCAAGTATCTATTCCTTTGTGAGCAGTTCCAGAAATACAGGGGCGTCCCCAAAAATACCCAGCCTTTAGTGTCCACCAGTGTTACAGGTCTTGAAGGCAGGCTTGCATGTAGGGCCTCTTATTCCAGTCTTATGCAtgtaaacaggaagaaaaaaaaatccctttctccCTACGTAACCGCTCTTGTTTTTAACATCTGACACACATACAATCCTCCTCCTTATAGGGATGAGAAAACTTTCAGTTTAAACACATTGAACTAGTACCAGCTCATATAGCTTGGCCCTGAGGCAGAATTTACACATTCTGGCATGTTGGAAGTGCAGGGCTGCATATTTAAATGGTTACCCATATAAAACTGCACTTAGAAACAGACACTTAAGGCATTCAAACTTGCTCCTTTACTGTGTTCATAGTCTTGAGTGCCTGTGTTCACATTCAAACTTGCAGCTTCCTCACCTCTACCTGGCTCAGATGCTTTCATTGTTACACCTGAATAGGAAAACTAAGTATATCTTTTCCCTTAAGAGCCACACTGGCCCATTGATAAACTTGTAGTCTATGCTGGAAGGTGTCTTCTCTTGCTCTAACCAGACTTGTCTGTCCCTTAGGTGATCCAGACgttactgtacagtggaccctctacttaccgaattaatctgtattggaacggtggctgcaggtcgaaaagtctgtaggccgagtctccattgacctacaatgcactgaaaaccgattaatcccataaccggccgtttttgttctgttttggggttttttccgttctgtaggtcgattctccggctgcaagtcaaacctaaattttgcagccagagaagtctgtaactcgaaaagtctgtaagtcaagccgtctgtaagtcgagggtccactgtattgcagtttccagaagccttgaccaccagctgtgctggccgggggtttctgggaactggagtccaagaacacctgggttacccaaggttgggaatcactgctttagagCAAGGCTTTAAGCAGCATCTCACAACCCCCAAGACCATGGGAAAGTAGTGTTGATACAGCAGAACAGCGAACATTTTGGAAGCATTTACTTACatgaggagccttgtggcgcagtacagtggtgcctcgtataacgagtgccccgtttaacgacgaatccgcatagcgatggcatttttgccatcgctgtTGCAATCGCATAccaatgttgcctatggggaaaaatcgctttgtgatgttttccccataggcaccattttcccccagctgagcggcgggagcctccgaaggagcactcccaccactcagctgggggaaaatcccggcggtagcctcggaaggacccttccgaagggtccttccgaggccaccgccgggattccccttccccgcagcCAGCttccccagccatggtcggactctcaggagtccgaccatgcctggggtagccggccgtgggtcggatccaagccgcggggggagggtggggggatccggatgcttttcaggcatcccgggcttggatcccacccgccgctggTTACCCAAGCCGTGGGTAACCggccgcgggtgggatccaagcccgggatgcctgaaaagCATCCGGATCcgcccaccctccccccgcggcttggatccgacccgcggcggCTGACGAAGCCATGGACGGAGCTTCGGCATccgccgcgggtcggatccaagctgtgggggaaGGGTGGTGtgattgcattcctatgggtttttcctttccgtttagcgatgtttccgcatagcgacgattaatccggaacggattaacgtcgctatgcggggcaccacttgtagTTACATTGGAGTACTACCCTCAAGACTGTGCTCACAGCCTGAGTTCAATTCTGACATgtttcaggtagctggctcaaggctgactcagccttccttccttccttccttccttccttccttccttccttccttccttccttccttccttccttccttccttccttccttccttccttccttccttccttccttccttccttccttccttccttccttggtaaGTAAATTGAGTACACAGCGCTCTGtgtgggagcaatgtgtagcctgcataattaaattgcaaactgcccagagagtgctttaagcactatctGGCGGTATGTAGGCAGCATACTTTACTTGTCCATAAAATATAATCTCAGTTAAcaggagtaaaaataaataaataaataaaaatcacaatCACTTTCTGACTTTGGTGAAGAGGACATCTTCCCAGGTTTTTCAATGACACAACCTCAACATAAGCAAAGTATCTATTTCCAATTCTTTCCAGCTTATAAGATGTAATCAATATGTCATGAATATTCAGTGTCACCTTTACTTGACAGTGTTTTAACGGAGTCAGGGATGCTGGAAAACACTGGAAGCCATCCAGGGCTGGTGCAGGCCATGTATAAAGCAGGATCCTCAATGGGTGCAATAAGCAGCAGTTAAGCTGCtaactgagggacgtggtggcgctgcgggctaaactgcagaagcctctgtgttgcaaggaagagacgaccagcagtcgtaagatcgaatccacgcgatggagtgagctcccgtcgctttgtcccagcttctcgccaacctagcatttcgaaagcatgcaaatgcaagtagataaataggtaccatcttggtgggaaggtaaaacggcgttccctagtcatgctggccacatgacaacggaaaactgtctttggacaggcgctggctctatggcttgaaaagcgggatgagcgccgccccctaaagtcggacacgactggacttaaaatgtcaaggggaacctttaccttcaccttagGCTGCTAACTAGCTCACCATGTTGTGATCTTAAGACTCTGATACTGGAAGACCAAAACTGGCTGCTAGTTGCTAACTGGGCCCAGTTCAAGGTGTGGATTTTAACAGCTTGCAGTCTGGCTATCTAAGGGACCATCACTCTTGCTATCAACCTGTCTGGATGCTAAGATATTCAGGAGAgacccttttaaaaatactagGGGTTTCAGAGGCCTGACTAGCAGGAAAAGATGTTCTCCTTTGTGGTTCCTGGGGTATAGAATGTGCTCCTTTTCCAAGCTGCAATCTCTTTCCACtctgactgattttaagaaggacatcaatacatatattttaaaactggcattTGGTGTTTCATGTGCCTTGCTGTGCTGTTTTTAACGACACACTTCGTTCATTTTAAATGAGGTgttgtttttacttgtttttatcaGTGTGTAGTTAATACTGGGTTTTATTCTTTTGTGAAACATGTAAGCCGCTTTGAGCACAACTTTGTAATGGGACGACtaggtataaatgtaataataaagaATAGCAGGATGCAccggtaaaaaaaaaatctgtggtgaATCTGCAGGGCATTTTGCTCTCCAGCCCCTCTTTAAAAGTAAGACGTTGGAGTGACTTGCCTCTTTCCTCAAAACTAGGCCGCAGGGATGAGAAAGTTTACAGTAACCAGGGGAATGGACTTCTGTATGAACAGTCTGTGAGCTGAAGTCTTTAATTCCacatttgttggttggtttataACCATTGGTttaattcaaaacaaacaaagtcTGAAATCTGCCCAACCTGGCCTAGGAGTGATAGAAAATTTCTCCTTTGTGGCCATTATTCCTAACTTGCTTGCTAGCGGGGAGGGGAAACAGACTaataatttcttttcttcctcagtttcccGGTTTCATTCCCTGTAGAATATTCCACTCTAGAAATAATTTCTGATGTAACAGATGTCTTAATTCATAATTACATTGTGTATCTATTTTTACCCACCACCCCCATGGTAAAAATGGAAAGgcaataaagagagagaaaagagcttggACTCAATACGGCACATAGGATCCTTCTCTTCCCCACATTTGTTTTCTTACAGTTTTAGCAAGAATATGGTGTAAGGCAGGACACATGCAACTAGCCAGAACAGGGccatagaaaaatatatttaagttGTTTTTGCAAACAATTATACATTGGGAAAATCCTTTCACCATGCGGGGCGATGGTATTTAAGGTCTCATCATAAATTGAGGTAGATGTTGACTGTTGGTTAACTGTTTCACCAAATCAGctggggaagaggaggggagactAGCATCGTGTTCTATTTtagaccccccaaaaaattaaagattatttCAGGGTGGGGAAGGCAGGTCGCATCTTGCAAGCGCAATGTAAAATATTActctggaagggagagagaggccCAATATAACACGATGCTGGCCCCAATCCAACAGAACAAACATAGAGCAGCCATAGCTATATATACACCTAATGTGATAAAGGAAGTTGCCAAGCTACATATATGCCATCCTACCACAACACAGTCTGCTAGGGAATTATAACTGCAGCACTTCCTTCTGCACAGAATTCTACCTCCAACTAGCTAGAATTCTATCTGCCTGCTTCTTCCTAACTATG is part of the Pogona vitticeps strain Pit_001003342236 chromosome 5, PviZW2.1, whole genome shotgun sequence genome and encodes:
- the BMP3 gene encoding bone morphogenetic protein 3; the protein is MLRLYDRYRGSSGPAEEEEEEASASAAAPGAPQRLHLRQGNTVRSFRALTAGVAGSKEVHVFNLTSLTKSENILSALLHYYVGDLQNSSVNCPRLRGCSQHGPRKSDVQISLLLLSFPTSGNQTRTLGHYLVNISTVYRNILSWQWKNITHALSKAKQNNELLIGVKIASVGQHPWKSVHANYEPYILVYANDSAISESESVVSSLQGRWNPPPRSFPKVGTHSQNGFSERRQKRSTSILLPLQNNELPGAEYQYSEDEGWEDRKHYKTLQPRLAERTKNKKKQRKNNHQKSQTLQFDEQTLKKARRKQWNEPRYCARRYLKVDFADIGWSEWIISPKSFDAYYCSGECQFPIPKALKPSNHATIQSIVRAVGVVSGIPEPCCVPDKMTSLSILFFDENKNVVLKVYPNMTVESCACR